The Lutra lutra chromosome 7, mLutLut1.2, whole genome shotgun sequence genome segment GTATGTGGGACGGCTATATCTGGCTAGCATGGGACCATTACCCTCTGATAGGTGCCTGCTTGTGGTCGCTGAGGTTGATATATGGGGCATTTGGGAGATAGTTGCTATGCAGAACAGTCATAGATTGACTTTTGAAGGATCAGGAGACTTTTCCTTATTCCCCTCTATCCCCATGGTGAGTTCCCTTCAAATCCTGATATGTTCAATGTTTGGTCCATACAGTTCTTTATCAACAAAACTGAGATTGAAGACTTTCCTCGCTTCCCTCACCGGGGCTTGTTGTTGGATACGTCTCGCCATTACCTGCCACTGACTAGCATCCTGGACACACTGGTACCCAGGCCTTAAGGCCATCTTTGCCCTTAGTGTTCTGGGGTGATGGGGCAAGGGGCAGACCAGTTGCCATATTCCTAAAGAGTTCAGATGGAATGTATGTAACTTTAAGagctcctgggggggggggggggaagagctcctagggaaaatggaaaagaccCACTCTaagacaaaaaagaggaaaaaaaggagtgaTTTAAATCTACCCCAGCGGCTACCCTGGACCGATGTCCAGGTTATTTCCAGGAATGCAGAAGCTAGTTTGGGGAATTGGCTTCTTTGATCAAGCCAAGCTTATTTTAGTTTAGTTATGGACAAGGTCATAGGAAAGAGATGTTCAAAAGCCATAGCTCAGGGTGTTCCTAACTATCTTAAGTTTGATGGGCAGTCTTACCCTACAGTTGCTCATGTGTCTaccttttcctttgttcctctgGTGGAACCAAAGGAGGGGACACATCCATCAGTCTTGGCTTCTGAGATTTCTGGTTATGGGGCTACTAAATTCACTAATCGACTTCACAGTTTGGATAAATGTTAGTTAGACAACCCAGAACAAATGGCAGGAAGACATACTAGTCTTCAGGGCATGGTGGTGCTTTTGGAAAACCACAGTACCACATAGTTGCAGCTGTCCTCTCAGTGTGGCTAAAACTCATCTCAAAAAGAGGAGGTAATGCCTCTCTCCGATGTCTTTGGATGTGCTCTGGGAGAAGAAGAAATGCGCTAGGTCTTCCCTCTATAGCTAGGCATTCTCTGAAGGGAAGATTTGATAGACCCTGTAAACATTTATCAGGAAGCTGGTGCAGATTGAGGCTGTTGGGGTATGTGGAGCAGCCTGCCAGTCTGCCTGCCATCCCAAGTTTGAGGCTGAAACTGGAGAAGCTGTGATGGGTTCACAGTGTGTGCTGTGATCTACAGGACGTCATGGCCTACAATAAATTGAACGTGTTCCACTGGCATCTGGTCGATGACTCTTCTTTCCCATATGACAGCTACAGTTTTCCAGAGCTCACCAGAAAGGTACGTCTCAATTTCTCTAAGAACAAATTTGTGGGTCGATGTCTGAGCCTGGCTGTGGCCCTGCTGGCAAGGACACTGACTCTCATCCTCACAGCCAGTTGGAGGGACACACTGACTTGGGGGAAGGGCACGGGATTTGGAACAGGAGACCTAAGTTTGAGTCCAAACTTTGCCATTAATTTAGTCTGACAGATAATCTCTCCTGGtctcattttgtctttgtttatatTCTGCTACCTGCCTACCTTGTTGTCTCACTGGCGTTATGAAAGGAATAGATGTGCTGGCTTACTGGAAGCTATGATAAAGATCCTTGGAGATAGTCCCTGATACCAAGAGCTGAGGGTAGATTTCCTGATACGCAGGGAGTCGTGGAGGCATTCTGAGTATCTTCTCCTCCGCTAGTCTTCAGGAAATGACATTGTTAAGGGTGTCTTGTGCCTTTCAGGGGTCCTACAATCCTGCCACCCATATCTACACAGCACAGGATGTGAAGGAGGTGATTGAATATGCGCGCCTTCGGGGTATCCGTGTGTTGGCAGAGTTTGACACCCCTGGCCACACTCTGTCCTGGGGACCAGGTAAGAATAGTTAGATAGAAAGAGTCTACTGATCTCCCTTATTGGGGCTTCAGGGCTTTGACTCGTGGATGAGGTATGACCCGGCCTTGGTCCCTGGAAGAATGTTTTCCATCAACTCCTTCCGCTGGGAATTTAGATAGGCAGAACTTACTTTGGACAAAGGAGGCCACTGCTTACTATTAAACTACAGGCACGTTCTTCTCAGATGGTCTTGTCCTAGTGATGTTCTTGCACCCTGTGCCCTGGAGTAGAAGaaagatcttgccatttggcTGGATCAGGCAGTCTCTCTGTACTGCCTAAAGGCAGTGTGAGGAGAGCAGCCTTTGGGAACAAAGATGACCCCCTGCTGGAAGCAGGTGGCAAggcaagggtgtgtgtgtgttgatagcTGTCTGGCGGTAACCCAATCTCTGTACCTGATTGtggagatatttttctttctttgtctgtgTCTAAAAGCTCATGATCACCAGCATTTGTGAGTACCTGTTGGTCCCTATCTATGTACATGTAATGTTTATGAACATGATTATCTTACTTTGTGCAACTTAATGTCTTTAAGTATATGACTGTGTGGGGGTCTCTGTATTTGTGACACTTGTGTGGGATTGATTCTCTGTCGGCTTAGGTGTCCCTGGATTACTGACTCCTTGCTACTCTGGTTCTCATCCCTCTGGCACCTTTGGACCAGTGAATCCCATTCTCAACAGTACCTATGAATTCATGAGCACATTTTTCTTGGAGGTCAGCTCTGTCTTCCCGGATTTTTATCTTCACCTTGGAGGAGATGAGGTTGATTTCACCTGCTGGTATGATCCCTTTGATCTTCCCATCCCTGCCTGATGAACTGCTCACTCAGAATAGAGGTTAGCTCCCAAGAGGCTACCTATCTTATGTGCTCCTCAGGGGCTAACCTCTGAGAACAATCTGTCTTAGTCCAGATGGCCCAGGTCTTAGGCCTTTCCTCTTTCCACCTACATAGAGGCCCTCCTGGATTTTGGCAAGGCTGCGAATGTGAAACTGTTCTTTCTCCTGTCATATCCTTGATAGACTTATGGAAGAACCAGGTCTGGGAACAAAATTGTCTTGGGAAAGTccgggagagagaaaaataatcccTGCCTTTGTGAAAGAGTCTGGTTGAAAAGTCCAGACACAGATGAATTTGAGACTAGTATATGAAAGTGTCCAGTCAGTGAGGGTCCAAACCCACATATCTGCTTTGCTCAGAAGAGGTTAGTGGGCTCCTCTGAGAAGTGGACACTAGAGCTGGATCTGGGGAAACAGGCTTTTCTGAGAAGTGGAGAGGGGAAAAATTTCAGGAAGAAATGTGCGCAAAATGTCAATGTTCTTAGGGAGGTAGCCACAGCAGGTAACAGCAATACCTATATCCAGCTGAAATAAAGAATACACGAGAGGGGAAGAGCTGAATATGCCTGAGTTGGGGGTTAAACAGGGAAGCCAGAATCCAGTGTGCCAGAGCCTTGGAGCCAAATGCAGTAGACCAGACAGGTTCATATGTGTTCTTGTTGAGAGTTTAAACTGAAAGCTCTTGGGGTCCAGACTCCTGCTTTCTCAGCCTGTGTCAGTGGCCCCATTCACACGGCTTTGTTCAGCCACACCTGCCATATCTGGGGCCTCAGATCTGAAGTTGATTGGTTTttcaagtgaaaaaagaaatcatgggaCGCCAGGTAACTAATCCCTAAGCTTTGGGCTTTGAGGATGTCGAAAGAAttaatcttcattttctcttgggATTCAGGAAGTCCAACCCGGATATTCAGGCCTTTATGAAGAAGCAAGGCTTTGGTAATGACTTCAAGCAGCTGGAGTCCTTCTACATCCAGAcgtgaggaaggaaagagggtggGCAGGGTTTCTTGGGGTTACTTCCTATGCAGTCTTCCCTTTCCATACCAGGCCCAGGCCCTGCTTTACTGGGCCCTTGAAGGGGTACTTTGTCCTATCTTTTCAGCTTTGGAGTAGTCAGTTCCCAACTGGGAAAGACACTGCTTTATCAGGAATGAGCCCCTAGGCAGCCTCCACCCCTAGAGCATTGGCACCAACAGCCTAGAACCTATTTGAGCTGAGCAGACCCTTTCTTTACTCTCCAGGCTGCTGAACATCGTCTCTGCCTATGGCAAGGGCTATGTGGTGTGGCAGGAGGTGTTTGATAATAATGTAAAGGTGagccaggggcagagagagaaggagccacCTGCAGTGCTTCCCTCTGATCTCTGAGCCCTTCTCTGCCTCTACACAGTCTGGTCCTCCCTGGGTTTGGATTAGGCTTTAATATTCAGAGCACTGGGGGGccatctctcctttcccctccagaAAGGTCACAGAGGTCTAAGCCCTGGGCGTGAGTGTCAGAACATCTATCTCTCTTCCATCACCACAAGCTGTTCAAGAGTTATTTCTGCTGCCTGCTACTCAGGATTCCTGAGACTGGCATGCTGGGTTGGTCTTCCTCTCTGAGTCATAGACTCAGGGTCCTCCAGGTTTGGGAGCAGGGATACTTTCTCCTTCATCGTTGATCAGTTAGGTCCCAGCCTCTTGCCAAATGCAGGGACTCTGTAGGAACTTTGTCTCATCCTCAGAAACATCTGGAGATTCTTGGACAGGGAACCGCTTGCTGAGTCTTCTGTGCTACTGCTTGTCTCCCTTAGCTCACAGCCAGTATTACTGTCTCAGTCCAGACAGGAAGGCTGCAGGAGGACTGGGGGTGGAACCAGCAGAGAGGACTCCTAGGGCCTATAGAGTCCTTGGCCCCTGCACTGGGTTAGAAACCTAGGGGTTAGGAGTCACAGAGAAATACTTAGCTGCTTGAGAGCACAGTGGGCACATAACCCCTGGCCTGGGTTGTTTGCATAGCATATGGGCCAGAAATCTTCTCAGCCATGTGCCATTAATTTTGTGACAGGTTCGGCCAGATACAGTCATTCAGGTATGGCGAGAAGAGACACCAGTACATTATATGAAGGAGATGGAGCTCATCACCAGAGCTGGCTTCCGCGCCCTGCTCTCTGCCCCCTGGTACCTGAATCATATAACTTATGGCCCGGACTGGAGTGAGATCTACATGGTGGACCCCTTGGAATTTAAAGGTGAAAGCAGAGAGctctcctggctgagcagaggagGCTGAGCCGGTACACAGAGTGGGAGACAGGAGGGTCTGGGCTAGACCTTTCAGGTTAGATGAGCTATGACCTATCTGAAGAGAGGGCTACTTTAGGAAGGTGTTTGAGGGGAAACCCTAGggttaccccccaccccaccagcagCCTGTTGTTCCTTGTTTTCCCTTAGGTAGCCCTCAGCAGAAGGCTCTAGTGATTGGCGGAGAGGCCTGTATGTGGGGAGAGTATGTGGACAGCACAAATCTGGCCCCCAGACTCTGGTAAGGGTTTCCTGAGGACATGGGTGGTTGGGCTTGTGGGCACGGGTTCTCCCTTAGAGACTCACTCTGTCCAGTCACCTGCAGACAAGTACCTTCCTCCCCAGCCTAAGAGAGAAGGAGCTGTAATTTTGAGAACACCTGCTGCTGCTGTCAGTAACAGTTCATGATGTCTTCACAACTTACTCTGGTTCCATATCTTTGGGAGAGGAGTGTGGGATCGTGAGGCCCATCTTAATGAAGATGGAGCTGGGCCCTAGAAGTCGCTAGGAGCCCCCCAGCCAGGTTGTCACTCTGAATAACCTTGGCCCTGAGTCCAGGGTGCCTGAATAAGAGGCAGCAGCCTGTGAGTGTCCGCTCCCTTGAAGAAAGCCAACCTGCGGCGTGACCCTTCCCTCTaggcccagagcaggggctgTTGCTGAGAGGCTGTGGAGCAACGAGTTGGTGACTAGCCTGGACTTTGCCTTTAAACGTTTGACGCGATTCCGCTGTGAGCTACTAAGGTAAGCAAGCAGGCCGTGTTGGGGCCTTCCCACAGTGGGTGGGCAGATGGGGGACCTACAGGAAAAACAATAGCTAGTGCTTACAGAGGTTTACTTTGTGGCAGGTACTGTGCTGAGCCCTTTATAGGCATTATTTTATTGAATCTTAACCATAACTCTGGAAGGTAGGCAGTTTTATCCTCCCTTTAGAGATAGGCagctgaggcacaaagaagttaaTGTAAAGCCCCAAGTCACTCAGAACCAGAATTTGATCCAAGCCAACTTCAGAGTCTCTGCTCTTAGCCATGGCCATGCCTTTATGGGCTCTGATGACAGCTGTGCTGCTGTTTGGGATGGACCTGCCTAAGGTGGTCATCTCCCTGATGTATTCATTGACTAAGTCTTGAGGACCTGAAGGACTcagcctggtgcagggctgagAGCCAGCCTTGGCAAGGTCTAGGCCTCAACTGTGTGTGCTTCACTGGGCAACTTTGAGCTAGTTATTTACCATCTCTAAGTACATTGCTCATTTGAATAATAGGCCATGCCCGGGGGTCTGCTCTAGAGATTGGTCACGTCCCAGAACTTGGGAGGCTAAACAGGATTTCATGTCCACAGCCTGTGCATGAACAGGACAGCACAGTggtccaccaccaccactgcatTTAGAGCATTTGAGCCATTAAAGTGGGGCTCAGGGGGCCAAGAGCACTAGGCACCCCTTAGGCATCATCTCTTTTCTAAAGGAACTGCATTATTTGGGACTCAAGTACAGAGACAGGCAAGTTAGAAATAAGTGTCCCCCCGCAAATTCCTGGATGTCCGTGTCAGAATCACCTGAGCACCTGTTCGGAATGCAGATTCTTGCCAACATGTGAGCCCAGGCCAAGTAAGAATCTCTGGAAATGAGATCCCTGAGTAATTCTGGTGTACAGTGGCAGTTCGGGGTGCGCtgaaataggggaaggggagacTGTTGGTTGTGGTAGAGATGTCGTGGGGCCTTGGACTGACCCCGTCTGAGTGGCTCATTGCACCGTGTTTCTTCATGTCCTCTTGCAGGCGAGGTGTCCAAGCCCAGCCCCTCAATGTAGGCTACTGTGAACAGGAGTTTGAACAGACCTGAGCAAGCAGCCCGAGGCACTGAGGAGGGTGCTGGCCCTGGGAGAGTGGGAGTGGGGCCAGGCTTCCACTGCATCCCGGCCGGGGGACGGAGCCCCTTGCCCACGTGCCCCTGTGCATGGAGAGAAGGGGGGCCAGTGTTGGCACTAGCATCTAATAAAGAGTGATGTGGCATTTTCCATAATGAACATGGATTACCTGTGTAAGAGAAATGTGACTGGCCCTGGGGTAGGGAGCTGCCTGCACTGTCCTTCTGCTCCCGAGAGCGATAGGGTGTGGCAGCCCAGCCAGGCTACTCACCAGCTGGGCAGCCAGTGTCTGCCCCTGGGGGAATCTTGTCAGTTGACAGCTGGGAATGAAACCCTGCACAGCCTCTGAGCTGTGTgatgcctccccccgccccaacatGTGGTCTAAACACATACCCTCATGCTCAGTTTGCTCACTTCCTTCCAAGTGTGGAGGTCACGTAGACCTCTGAGGCTTCTGTGTATGGAAGAAGGCACTGTAGTAGCCCCAGGAAGTTCCGGGGAGTGGCAAGGGCTCCAGACTCACCCTAGTTACAGAGCAGCCATCCCCAGTGCATACTCAAACACTTCCTTCCCCTAGAGCTTTTCTGCTTTGGGTTTCTCCTTAGTTCAGTTTCGTGCaaccattattttaataatattgaacaTATATTGTGGTCTTGACCCTGTGGTAGGTGTTGCATTTGAAGGATTTGGTCCCTAGAGGCCCTGGTCCACTTCCCAGTATGTCAGCAgcttccacccacctcctcccatCCATTTGCAGCCCAGTAGCATCTTCTCAAAGAATTGATGGCACAGCCGAAGCCATAAGAGGAAAACCCCTGAGGGCCAGGAGGTGGTCATGTGTTTCTGGAAGAGAGTCTTTACACATGTGACCAGTTTTGCCTAGGAAGAAATGGCTCCCTGTTGGGCCAGACTGCCCCTTGGTGGTTTCGTGTTCAGCAGCAATGATGCAGTCCAGAGGCTGGGATAATAGTAGACAGCAGctgttttagaagttctttgaCCATTATATTTTATCTGGTCCTGGGCTGAAAGGGCAGTGGAGAAGTCTCAGACATTTCTTTCAGAAGGTTTCCAGTCTGGTGGGTACAGAAACTTGGGGAAGAGAGGCTGAGAAGGCATCTGAGTAGAATCTGGTCCTTAAATGGCATCTTTCAGTCCCTTTATCACACTCCCTGGGGGACCTGGTGGGAGGTACACAGGCCTTGCCTTCTTGTGCCGTTTTTACAGGGACAGGGTGAGCATCTTCTATCTGTAGACTCCTTTTAGGGATAGGGTCTCCATAGAGCCCGGATTAGCCAAGCCTACGGCTCTGGCCTAGAGAGATGCAAGCTAAGCCTCTACCATCTGCACTACCAAAGGAGCCCCCTTACCTGGGACCCTGAAATGCTGCTCACTTCAAACGCCCTGGCCTCCTTCCTGATCATAACTAACATTGCTACTCTTTGAGATAATTTAAATAAACTGATCAGACACTTAGTTTGTCTCAGTCAGGTGGCAAGAGGCCGTGAAAACACTGTTGCAGCAGTATGTTTCTATGATTTCTTATTcctattataaacattttctataatgttattatttttacaattaaaataaatccatGTGGCCCAGTCAGGACTTCACTTGTGGGATGTCCTGTTCCCCAACCTCCACCATTGCCCCTGTGGGCCCACTGATCATGAGCACATTCACCTAAAGATCCTCATCAGACCTGGAATTGCTGAGAGGTCACAGGCAGTGCGTGCAGCCACTGCCCAGTCTGTTCTAGTGCACAGAATCACggcttctccatctccatctccaccTCTCCCTAGGGCTGTGGATTTAGTGCCCCACCCTGCGTAGGGCCAGACGGCTCCAGCCTGCTTATGTTCCCTGTGCACCACCAGGGGGCGAGGAAGTGCCCAGACTGATTCCTGATTCTTCATCTTAGTGCAGTGTCCATGCTGCTCTCCTGTAAATCTTAGTAAGGATGCAAAGCAGGCCCAATGGGGATAAATGTAAAGGAGTGAATGGAGGCTGGGAGGACATGCAGTGTCCCCTCTCTTTGGTAGGAATTGAGATCAAGTGCCAGATACCACCTCCTCCTGCCCTTGGAATCTAGGTGCACATCAGTGCCTTAGCACAGGGGTGGGAAAGCAGAGGACCTGAGAGCCCGGGCACTCTGCAGTAGTAATGATGGGGAATAAATAGCAAGGGGGTTGGGAAAGCCGAACCTGGGAAAGGGTGGAAAAGGGGTCTGTGGACATATACTGATTTAATTTATACtaatgtacatatacacacatagtgGCAACATTGCTGTACTCTAAAGTTTaggtttttatagtttttgtcaACATCACTTGTAAGATTAATCAATACAGGCCATGACAGTTGTGTTTCATATGGTTTTTCCCACTAAGAAAATAAGTAGGAATTGGGTACTTTGTCTATTAAAatcattctgtattttttcttataaataaataaactctgaaaatttgaaaattagtatccttttattctaagtgttaataaataaatgtataacataaatacatattaaccaacttcagtgaaatatttacttgttgaattttttttcattactattCACTCTGAATATAAATCTTCACAGTCCTCACAGTTGTTTTTAGAAATCCTTTTTGCAGCAGtccctgtgtgtgtatgtatgttttcctgcatttttcaaaaaaatttaaagtgaaaaagTCTAGCTTTTCACAGTAATTACTGTACTCTAACCACATCCATGTTATGTCTTCTCTACCACAGTaactacttatatattttttcattatttcaaatgtttcaaacaaatggaaaagtgtagagaataaaataataaacatagtaTAACCACCACCCGAATTTACCACATCTCAGTAGTTacatttgtttcagatttttttttttaaaagagaggagATGTTATATATGTCCCCTTTCCCGGCCCCAGTCCCTTCCCAAAATAAccattttctagaatttattttaaatctcatttcctTTGGAGTATCTGATACTTAgctgtgatttttcttcattgttaataatttttttatagcaaattataatgttttaaaaggtACCCCCAAAAGAGGAgacggggtgtgtgtgtgtgtgtgtgtgcgtgtgtgtgtgtgtgtgtgtgtaccacctgAGAGGCAGACACAGGCTGGGAAGAGGAGCATCTCTGCTGTGCTGGGGTGCTGCTGAATTATAAGAGAAAGCATGTTGGAGGTATCTGGATAATCTATGATAAAGGAGAAGATGTTGAAcaaaagaattttgagaaaaCTATGTGGATGTTTAGAGTCACGGAATTCGGAAATCTGAATGAAGATACTTGTGAAGATCCGTCTAGGCGAACAGAGCTGCTTCATTTTTATGTGCTTTCTGTGTCAAGCCCTGTTAAAAGGACTTCATTAACTTATTTAACCCTCTTCCTAACCAGTGAGTTAGGTATCAATAttctcctcacttttttttttttattatcatcagataaggaaacagaaagattAAATGGTTACAGTTAGGCTGTCAGGATTTGTACCAGGCCATATGGATCAAATCTAGATCGCAGCTCACCTGATTAATTCTACCTTACACTGTAGTGGCCATTGGCCACTGCCCCACGCCGCACTCTTCCTGCTCTTGGACACTACACTCAGGCACACAGATAAAGCTGAGTACTTAGCAATATCCGGGCTCGAGTCCATTTCCTCTCGCCTTGCTCTTCAGACCTTTTCCTTATGAatggttcctttctttctctgcacaAACAGGCATAAATATGTtagttttctgcttttaatttttcagaatcGCCCCCATTGTCCAATTCACTTAAGGTATGCTAGTTTTCCCCTTCAAAATGGGGCGTCTCTTGAGCTCTCCCATCATTTCCTGACATTCTATCTGTGTTAGTTAGGACTCCTTTAGTTGCAAGGAAACTGGTTTAAGCAAAAAAAGGCAAACATTGCCTCATGTAATTGCATACTTCATGTAACAGGAGTCAACAA includes the following:
- the HEXA gene encoding beta-hexosaminidase subunit alpha isoform X1, whose protein sequence is MAGSGLWFSLLLAAVLAGRVTALWPWPQYIQTSESHYAIFPHNFQFQYHVSSAAQPGCSVLDEAFQRYRDILFSSQSWQPPEPTRKQHAPEKNSLVILVVVPGCNQLPSLESVENYTLTINDDHCFLLSETVWGALRGLETFSQLVWRSPEGTFFINKTEIEDFPRFPHRGLLLDTSRHYLPLTSILDTLDVMAYNKLNVFHWHLVDDSSFPYDSYSFPELTRKGSYNPATHIYTAQDVKEVIEYARLRGIRVLAEFDTPGHTLSWGPGVPGLLTPCYSGSHPSGTFGPVNPILNSTYEFMSTFFLEVSSVFPDFYLHLGGDEVDFTCWKSNPDIQAFMKKQGFGNDFKQLESFYIQTLLNIVSAYGKGYVVWQEVFDNNVKVRPDTVIQVWREETPVHYMKEMELITRAGFRALLSAPWYLNHITYGPDWSEIYMVDPLEFKGSPQQKALVIGGEACMWGEYVDSTNLAPRLWPRAGAVAERLWSNELVTSLDFAFKRLTRFRCELLRRGVQAQPLNVGYCEQEFEQT
- the HEXA gene encoding beta-hexosaminidase subunit alpha isoform X2, which codes for MAGSGLWFSLLLAAVLAGRVTALWPWPQYIQTSESHYAIFPHNFQFQYHVSSAAQPGCSVLDEAFQRYRDILFSSQSWQPPEPTRKQHAPEKNSLVILVVVPGCNQLPSLESVENYTLTINDDHCFLLSETVWGALRGLETFSQLVWRSPEGTFFINKTEIEDFPRFPHRGLLLDTSRHYLPLTSILDTLDVMAYNKLNVFHWHLVDDSSFPYDSYSFPELTRKGSYNPATHIYTAQDVKEVIEYARLRGIRVLAEFDTPGHTLSWGPGVPGLLTPCYSGSHPSGTFGPVNPILNSTYEFMSTFFLEVSSVFPDFYLHLGGDEVDFTCWKSNPDIQAFMKKQGFGNDFKQLESFYIQTLLNIVSAYGKGYVVWQEVFDNNVKVRPDTVIQVWREETPVHYMKEMELITRAGFRALLSAPWYLNHITYGPDWSEIYMVDPLEFKGSPQQKALVIGGEACMWGEYVDSTNLAPRLWVPE